The Bacteroidales bacterium DNA window CACCGAAAATGACAGCGATCCAAAAAAGTATTTTTAATTCTTTTCTGTTTTCCATAAAACCTTTTTTATCAATCATTTCGATTAAATCCGAAATAAAAAGTCAAAAAATTTTAAAAGTAAATGATGATCACATAGTACAGACCAACTCCAATAAAGAGAACCGCCACGATCCTTCTGAACCAGATCTCAAATGTCTTGATCCGATTGTAGATTTTACCGACGTTTCCGACGGCATAAGCCAGCAGCCAGGCAAAGAGGATGACAGGCAAACCGGTGGCTATGGCAAAGACAGCCGGAAGGTAAAGGCCGCTTGCGCTGGCAACGGTCATCGGGATGAGCATGACAAAGTACAATACCCCGCTGTAGGGACAAAAGGCAAGGGCGAAGATGATCCCAAGTAAAAGCGTGCTCCAGTAGCTGCCCTTGCTTTTACCGCCGATCTTTTCTGAAAGTCGGGAGAAGCCGGGAAATTTGATTTTCAGGATATCCAGCATGAACAATCCGATAAGGATCAGCAAGGGTCCCAGCAGTTTCTCGCCCCAGCCCTGGAATACCGATGCTATGTTTATTTTGCTGGCTCCCAAATAGATGATTACTGCCAGACCGGTGTAGGAAATTACCCTGCCCAGGGTATAGACCAATCCCTTGAGAAAAACCTTCCGGCGATCCTCCAGGTCCCTGCTGATGAATCCGATAGCGGAAATATTCGTGGCCAGGGGACAGGGACTGATGGCGGTCATCAGTCCCAGAATGAAAGCGGTCAGGATCGCATATTGGGAAGTATCGAGTATATTTTGCAGGAATTCCATCGGTTTATCCCTTTAATGCCTTTTCAACCGCCTTTTTGATCTCTTCTTTCAGCTTGTCGTAATCGTGGGCATACATAAATCCCTCGCCGGTGATATCAATTTTGGTATCACCATGCACCACCATCAGAGTTTGCATTCCCACGCCCAGTTCATCGGCAATTTCGGCACTGCTCTTTTCATCCAGGTTAACACCTTTGAAGAAATATTCACCGGCTTTGACCTGCTCCGGGAACAGTTCCTCGAAAGCCTTCTTTGACTTTTCTTCAACCGAGATGCAGGTACTGCACCTTCTTTCAAAATGGAAATAGTAAAGGCCGACCTGAGATTTTACTTCGCTGCTGGAAGTGTTTGGCTTTTGTTGTGGCTGGCCACTGCAGGAAAGATGAACCAGGCCCATCATCAGGGCAATGGTTGCCATCAATAACTGTTTCATAGCTTGAATTTTTGTCATTGGTACTTTGTTAAAACTTCTTTGATCTCCTCATACGAGGGAACCCGTCCTTTGATTTCAACCTTTCCATTGACCACCAGGGCCGGTGTGGACATGATCCCGTAGCTCATGATCTCCATGATGTCTTCCACCTTAATGATCGTCGCCTGGATCTGTTCCTTTTCCACCAGATCGCGGACGGTCTTGTCAAGTGTTTTGCATTTGGGGCATCCCGTCCCTAAGATTTTGATTTCCATAACCATTAGAATTTTATTTTGAACATTTTTTAGAACCTGAATTTTCGGCGGATTGATTTAAAAATCTGACCAGTAATTGTTTCATTTCCTCCCAGTTTTCACGGTTAATGCAATACTTAATGAAGGGAGGATTGATTTCACCCTGTATCAATCCTGCATTTTTAAGTTCTTTCAGATGCTCTGAAAGAGTAGAACGCGCAATGGGAAGGTTTTCAGCCATATCCCCGCTGTAGCAGCATTTGTCCATGTTGCTGATGAGATAATCAAGGATGAAGACCCTCACCGGATTGGATAAGGCCTTGCTGAAACGGGCCAGTTTTACCTGATCTTCGGAGAAATAATTTTGTTTTACAACCATTTCATTTAGTATTTCGTCTAAATACGAAACAAAAGTACTATTAATTTATTCAAACGATCTGTAAAAGGATTAAAAAAATTGGATTGAGCGAATCCACGCACGTGTGGTCTTGATAGAGGAAGCTGTTCAAAAAAGAAGGCTGCCTTGAATGCGAGGCAGCCTTCTTGGAATATCTGTACCCGGAGCCGGACTTACTATTATTTAAATCAGGTTAAATGATATTTCGTTAAGATGCTAATAATCAGTACTAATTAATTATGTACATTACCCTGTTTAAATCCGGTTAAATAAAATTTAATAACTTTCTGGGTACTCATTCAGGATACTCATTATTATTTTATAGGTTTGCTTCTCATCCATTATTGCACAAAGAGATGATTGCAAATGTACATTTTTATCTGAAACCGGGAAAACCGAACAAGAAAGGTGAAAAACCCATTGTCATGCGAATTACCTACAACAATCAGCGTTCGGTTATTCATATTGGTTTCATGATTAAACCAAAATACTGGGCAAAGAATCAGTTGGTTTTACCAAATCCGGCGCACGAACCGGATAATTTTCACCAAATAATAAACAAGAGAATTAAGACCTATCGGAAAATAGCCGAAGACACTATCAGCAATGCGATTGAAAATGGAATTTCGCTTTCTGATGCCTACCTGAAGAACCAGATCAAGAATGTGGGTCAAATGGAATCAGGCAAAAAAACATTTTTCACTGCCTTGCAGGAATATATAGATTCAAGTAAATCGACCAAGGCAGAAAGAACTATAAAGGGCTATACAACCACCAAGACATTCTTGAAGGATTTCGAAGATGCTACCGGATTTAACATTGACTTCAATACGATCAATTTGACGTTTTATGATAAGCTAAGAAATTATGCCTTTTTAGAGAGGGAAATACTTGATAATTATTTCGCAAAAATAATTTCTACCCTGAAATCATTTATGAATTGGGCAGGGGACAGGGGTTATCATAAAAACCAGTTCTATTCTAAATTCAAAGCAACTGAAAAGGAAAATGAGGTAATATTTCTGACTCTGGAAGAACTTATGACCCTCAAGGATTTTACGTTCGAAAAAAATAATTATCGGAAAGCAAGAGATATATTTTGTTTTGGATGTTTTACGGGACTTAGAATCTCAGATATCTTACAGTTGACAAGGGATCATGTTAAGAACGGTCAAATTATTAAATCTATACAAAAGACCAGACGTATGGAAATGATCCCGATCAACAAATTCGCCCAGGAAATTATTGATCGCTACCCAAAAGACTCAGCCAGACTTTTACCTAAAATGTCGCAACAAAAATTAAATCAATATATTAAAAAGTGTTGCGAGGAAGCGAAATTCACTGAAATGATCAAGATTGTAAGATTCTCTGGCAACCAACCAACAGAATACACCTATCCTAAACATGAATTAATCACTTCTCATGTTGCCCGAAAGACTTTTATAACAAACTCACTCATGTTAAACATGAATCCCAAGGTAATCAAGGAAATTGTAGGGCATAAAAAGGATAGTACACTAAATAAGTACCTTAAAATAACTGAACAGTTTAAAGCTGACCAGATGAAAAATACCTGGGATCTGGTTGATAAAAAGCCCAGGAAGTCCAAAAAGAAAGGAAAAAACCTAAGAAAAAGTAAAAAAGATGAGTAGGTACGATTATGATGCGGTCGGAACCAGATATAAATACTACCTGGATACTACTTCAGGTAGAATTTACGAGTTTGAACAAGGGAAAGATTTTGCTCAGAAATACATCTTCTTCATGATTAGACATATCCAGAACTTCAATCATGCGCAACTGGATAGACTGCTAGAATTCCATTTCAGAGAAAACTTCGAATCAAACATGGCGGATTTTGAGCATTTTATGATCCTGGTTATCAGACAGGCAAGATATTCTTACTGGAAAGATGATGTATACAATACCGGAAAGATTGAAACCATTTATGACTGGATCAATGATAAGAAAATGATAATCCAGAACAGTAATGGAAAACAGGATGGTGCTGGCTATCATCTCAGGTCTGCAGCAAAGATCGAATGTTTAAGAGATCATGGGAGTCTGCTAAAAATTCTTACTGAGTTAAACAAAAACTATAACACTGGACGCGATAAGTTAATTTTAGACATAGAAGGAAGTATACAAGATTTTGTTTTTGAGAACTTTATCTTCCCTAAATATAATTTCAAGGTTCAGAATGCTTATACGATCAAATGGAACGAAGAATGCAGCCTGCTGATTTCATTAATGTGGTATCTGAATAACAGGGGATACTTTAAACAAAATCAGAAAAAGAAAATAAAATCGTTTTTAAGAAAGGAGTTTGGTGAACAAGGATTTACGGACAGTAACTTTGATAGGTACTGGTATAGAGAAGATGCCAGGGAACTATCCATAGCAAGAATGGAAAAACTAATAGGTATCAGTTTGAAATATTATCTATGATCTTTTAACTTATCAACACGTAAGAATCGGTTTATCATACATATAGCTTTCTTATAAATACAGCCTGCAATTACAGGCTGTATTTTTTTTGCTTAAACCAACCTTTTTCTTTGCCAGCAGAATTCAATCAACTTAAAAATAATCTGCTATGGTAAAATCAATTTTTATGAACTTAAATATCAATGAGTTCAAAGATCTTATCAAAGAATGCCTTTCAGAAGTGAAAGACACGAATCCAACCATGAGAAGTAACCTGGAAGAAGATTTATTGACCCAGCGTCAGGCAGCCAAATATCTGCAGATATCAGAGCCGACAATAATAAAGTGGAAAAAGCAAAAGAAGTTGCCATATTATCAAAACGGCCGAAGCATCCTATACAAGAAATCGGAGCTATTGCAAGCTCTCCGGAAGAATAATCATCTAATCGAAAACTAGCAGATGAATAGCATAGATACACCTAAAAACGATCTGGCGGCAGCAAGACAGATCATCGATTCGATGGATATCTTCTTCTATAATCAGTCCTTTTATTCCTATATTGATCATTACTGGCGGCCGATTGAACTGGAGATCATTAAAAAAAAGATCCTGGAGCTTCTTGATAAAAAGTACCGCCAGGCCCGGGTAAACAATATCGTGGATATTCTCAAACTGATGACGCACAAGACGGAAGATGAGATCAATCTCAATTTTCATGAGTATGCACTGAATACCATGAATGGGATCTACTACCTAAAAGAAGGAAAACTGGTGCCTCACTCTGAAGAGACCAAGAGCATGTTTTCCACCAACCGGATCAATGTCACGGTTGATCCGGAAGCCAGGTGCGAACGTTGGATTCAATTTGTCAATGAAATCTTCGAACCGGATCACGATCGCAGGGATAAGATCAAACTGCTCCAGGAGTTCCTGGGGTACTGCCTGACCTCAATGGTTTCTTTTCAGAAAGCTTTGATACTTCTTGGCACAGGGAGCAATGGGAAAAGCATTATTCTACAGGTCATGGAAAAAATCCTGGGAGAGGACAACTATTCCAGTATTGAACTCAATCAGCTGAGCAATAAGAATTACATTGTCGAACTGCAAAACAAACTGGTAAATTTTTGCAGTGAAATTGACCACAAAGGATCTTTTTCCAGTGGGATTTTTAAACGAATCATCACCGGTGAAACATTGACCGGAGATGCAAAATTTAAGAATCCCATCAAGTTTCAACCCTATTGCAAATTGTTGTTTGCCACCAACGATCTTCCCCAGACCGTTGATACCTCGAAAGGATTCTTCAGAAGGATTTTCATTTTAAAATTCAACCGAAGCTTTGAAGGCGACCATTGCGATCCTGACCTGTTAAAAAAGCTGGACGCAGAAATCAGCGGGATCTTTAACTGGCTGCTGGAGGGCCTGGGACAGCTGATCCATGATCAGGCCTTCACCTTACCTTCAAGTTCTGAAGAAGAAATCTTCAATTACCTGGAAGGATGCAACAGTGTGGTAGCATTCATCAGTGAACGGTGCACGATTGAAAGCAATACCTATGAAGTGTACCAGGACCTGTATGAAAGCTACACGGAATATTGTGCTCAATCCGGCAATAAGCCCTTCAAGAAAGCCAGTTTCCGAAATGAAATCGAGAAGAACTACTCACCCAGGATCCTTTATACACGCAGTGGGGAAAAAGGAAATCATTTTAAAAACGTCCGGATAAAAAATAATACTATATATCCCTGAAAAAACTACACTTTTTACACTTTTGAAGATAACTTATTGAAATATAATTATATAGCAGTGACAATGCCGTGTAAAAACACAAGAAAACCGTGTAAAATCAGTGTAATCTTTTACACGGTTGGCAAAGACCAAGAAATGAAAAGTCCTGTAACTATCCCTTTTTACACGGTATTTACACTGAAATTACACTGCTTAAATAGTTGATATATAATCATATAAAGACAAAAAGTGTAAAAAGTGTAATGATTTACAGATATACACAAATATAAAATGCAGATAGAAGAAGCTAAAAGTATTAAAATCGCGGATTATCTCAGTTCCATTGGGCACAGTCCCGTAAGATGTACAGATAACCGAGAGTTATTTTACCTCTCACCCCTGCGAAACGAAAAGAATCCCAGTTTCAATGTCAATAACCGCAAAAACCTCTGGTATGACCACGGGCTGGGCATCGGAGGCTCGATCCTTGAATTGGTCATGCACCTGCATCATACAGACTGGCGGGGAGCTCTGGAAATATTGGAAGGTAACACTTGTCAACCTCTAATCACAAATAACCTTGCTATGAAAAATGATCCACGTTTATCCGCTGATGATACAGGGAATGAAGGAAACCTGAAGATCATCTCCAATAAAATTATTGAGGATACCCGGTT harbors:
- a CDS encoding helix-turn-helix domain-containing protein → MNLNINEFKDLIKECLSEVKDTNPTMRSNLEEDLLTQRQAAKYLQISEPTIIKWKKQKKLPYYQNGRSILYKKSELLQALRKNNHLIEN
- a CDS encoding aromatic aminobenezylarsenical efflux permease ArsG family transporter, with the protein product MEFLQNILDTSQYAILTAFILGLMTAISPCPLATNISAIGFISRDLEDRRKVFLKGLVYTLGRVISYTGLAVIIYLGASKINIASVFQGWGEKLLGPLLILIGLFMLDILKIKFPGFSRLSEKIGGKSKGSYWSTLLLGIIFALAFCPYSGVLYFVMLIPMTVASASGLYLPAVFAIATGLPVILFAWLLAYAVGNVGKIYNRIKTFEIWFRRIVAVLFIGVGLYYVIIIYF
- a CDS encoding nitrophenyl compound nitroreductase subunit ArsF family protein, yielding MKQLLMATIALMMGLVHLSCSGQPQQKPNTSSSEVKSQVGLYYFHFERRCSTCISVEEKSKKAFEELFPEQVKAGEYFFKGVNLDEKSSAEIADELGVGMQTLMVVHGDTKIDITGEGFMYAHDYDKLKEEIKKAVEKALKG
- a CDS encoding phage/plasmid primase, P4 family, translating into MNSIDTPKNDLAAARQIIDSMDIFFYNQSFYSYIDHYWRPIELEIIKKKILELLDKKYRQARVNNIVDILKLMTHKTEDEINLNFHEYALNTMNGIYYLKEGKLVPHSEETKSMFSTNRINVTVDPEARCERWIQFVNEIFEPDHDRRDKIKLLQEFLGYCLTSMVSFQKALILLGTGSNGKSIILQVMEKILGEDNYSSIELNQLSNKNYIVELQNKLVNFCSEIDHKGSFSSGIFKRIITGETLTGDAKFKNPIKFQPYCKLLFATNDLPQTVDTSKGFFRRIFILKFNRSFEGDHCDPDLLKKLDAEISGIFNWLLEGLGQLIHDQAFTLPSSSEEEIFNYLEGCNSVVAFISERCTIESNTYEVYQDLYESYTEYCAQSGNKPFKKASFRNEIEKNYSPRILYTRSGEKGNHFKNVRIKNNTIYP
- a CDS encoding winged helix-turn-helix domain-containing protein codes for the protein MVVKQNYFSEDQVKLARFSKALSNPVRVFILDYLISNMDKCCYSGDMAENLPIARSTLSEHLKELKNAGLIQGEINPPFIKYCINRENWEEMKQLLVRFLNQSAENSGSKKCSK
- a CDS encoding tyrosine-type recombinase/integrase, with the protein product MIANVHFYLKPGKPNKKGEKPIVMRITYNNQRSVIHIGFMIKPKYWAKNQLVLPNPAHEPDNFHQIINKRIKTYRKIAEDTISNAIENGISLSDAYLKNQIKNVGQMESGKKTFFTALQEYIDSSKSTKAERTIKGYTTTKTFLKDFEDATGFNIDFNTINLTFYDKLRNYAFLEREILDNYFAKIISTLKSFMNWAGDRGYHKNQFYSKFKATEKENEVIFLTLEELMTLKDFTFEKNNYRKARDIFCFGCFTGLRISDILQLTRDHVKNGQIIKSIQKTRRMEMIPINKFAQEIIDRYPKDSARLLPKMSQQKLNQYIKKCCEEAKFTEMIKIVRFSGNQPTEYTYPKHELITSHVARKTFITNSLMLNMNPKVIKEIVGHKKDSTLNKYLKITEQFKADQMKNTWDLVDKKPRKSKKKGKNLRKSKKDE
- a CDS encoding thioredoxin family protein, whose amino-acid sequence is MEIKILGTGCPKCKTLDKTVRDLVEKEQIQATIIKVEDIMEIMSYGIMSTPALVVNGKVEIKGRVPSYEEIKEVLTKYQ